The Stigmatella aurantiaca DW4/3-1 genome contains the following window.
AATGTCGAGAACGGGCCCGTTAAAAGCAACACCCGTCGGATGGTGAACCTGCCCGCCCCTGGAGGCTTCTCTAATTTCACTTATCAGGGGGCGGTTTTTCGTTTTGTAGACGATGCACTGCGTCGCAAGGCTGTGTTCATTCGATGACCATGACGCAGGGAGCCACGGTGTTCTCAGGCACGGAATTCATGATGCAGCAGGCCTTCACCGGGCGTGAGGCACATGATGCTCTTGGTTCAGACGGTGAATTCGAGCAATGCATTCAGACAGCGCAAAGACATCCATGATGAACCGGTCTATAGAGTCCCGCCGCTCTCAACCTCCCCAGAGGGAAAGGACGAAGTGAGGACGATGATGAGGTTTTTCGGGTACGCAGCCGGTGTTCTCTTGGCCCTCGCCACTACACCCGCGTTGGCCCAGCTCGAGCTGCCTCCGGCCAGCCCGGCGGCGAAGGTGATGCAGGTGGTCGGCTTGACCGAAGTCTCGGTCGACTATGCGAGCCCCGCGGTCAAGGGACGGAAGATCTGGGGCGGCCTGGTGCCCTGGGACCAGGTGTGGCGGACCGGCGCGAATGCGGCCACGAAGATCTCCTTCGGCCGCGATGTGACCTTCGGGGGCAAGCCGGTCCCCGCGGGCTCCTACTCGATCGTCACCATTCCCTCGGAGAAGGGTTGGACGGTCGTGCTGAACAAGGAACTGGCGCTGTTTGGCGGCGGGAAGACCTATGACGCCAAGGACGACGTCGTGCGCGTCTCCGGGGCCACTTCCGAGATTCCCTTCCGCGAGCGCTTGACGTTCCTCTTCTCCAACACGACCGATGACCAGACGTCGCTGGACCTGGAGTGGGAGAAGCTGCGCGTCTCGGTGCCCATCCAGGCGGACACGGCCGCGCAAGCGCAGCAGAACATCCAGGCCGCGGTGACGGGCTCGTGGCGATCGCTGGCCAACGCCGGACGCTACGTGGCCGATACGTCGAAGGACTACCCCACGGCGTTGAAGTACCTGGACAACTCGCTCGCCATCCAGCAGCACTGGTACAACACCTGGATCAAGGCCGACATCCTGGCCCGCTCGGGCAAGTACGCCGATGCCCGCAAGCTGGCGCAGACGGCCTGGGACATGGGCCAGAAGGACCCGAACTTCTTCTTCAAGGACGCGGTCGCCAAGGCGCTCGTGGACTGGAAGGGCAAGAAGTAGTCCCGCCCTGGGCCCGAAAGCCTCCCTCGCTTCAGCGGGGGGAGGCTTGGGCGGCCAGACGGCGGTAGATGGACTCGTAGCGGTCGATGGCGGGCGCGAGCTGGAAGCACGCGAGGACGTGCTGGCGGGCATTGCGCGAGAAGCGGCGCCAGTGTGCTGGGTCGCGGACGAGCGCGAGGACATGCTGAGCCATGGCCTCCACGTCGCCGACGGGCGTCAGGTAGCCTCGCACTCCGTGCTCGACCTGTTCGGGGATGCCTCCGACGTCGCTCGCGACCACCGGGACGCCGCAACTCAGCGCCTCGAGCGCGGCGAGGCCGAAGCTCTCCTGCTGGCTCGGGAGGAGGAAGACGTCGGCCGCGGCGAGCAGCTCGACGAAGCGCTCCTGCTTGCCCAGGAAGGCCACGCGGTCCTGGAGGCCGAGTTCGCGCACCTTGCGCTCGGCGGGGGAGCGATCGGGGCCATCTCCGATCATCACCAACCGGCAGGGGTGCTCGCGGTGGACCCTGGCGAAGATGGACACCACGTCGCCGATGCGCTTGACCGGCCGGAAGTTCGAGACGTGGATGAGCACGGGCTCGCGGTCTCTCAGGTCTGGAAAGAGCTGGCGCAGGTGGGCCCGGTCGCGGATGGGCGTGTAGCGCTCCGTGTCAACGAAGTTGGGGATGACCTCGATGGGGAAGGTTTCCGGAGCAATGTCGAAGCCTTCCCAGGTGGCCCGCTGGAGAAACGCCGAGGGTGTGGTGACCGCATCACTGCGCAGGATGGAGAAGCGGGTGATGGGCAGGTAGGTGGGATCTGT
Protein-coding sequences here:
- a CDS encoding DUF2911 domain-containing protein, which encodes MALATTPALAQLELPPASPAAKVMQVVGLTEVSVDYASPAVKGRKIWGGLVPWDQVWRTGANAATKISFGRDVTFGGKPVPAGSYSIVTIPSEKGWTVVLNKELALFGGGKTYDAKDDVVRVSGATSEIPFRERLTFLFSNTTDDQTSLDLEWEKLRVSVPIQADTAAQAQQNIQAAVTGSWRSLANAGRYVADTSKDYPTALKYLDNSLAIQQHWYNTWIKADILARSGKYADARKLAQTAWDMGQKDPNFFFKDAVAKALVDWKGKK
- the bshA gene encoding N-acetyl-alpha-D-glucosaminyl L-malate synthase BshA, producing MSAPLNLAITCFPTFGGSGMVATEIGLAMADRGHRVHFIARDLPVRLHGMTRKVIFHEVTESDYPALAHSGTYPLALASKMIEVANYEHLDILHVHYAVPHATAAWMAREVLGAKAPRIVTTLHGTDTTLVGTDPTYLPITRFSILRSDAVTTPSAFLQRATWEGFDIAPETFPIEVIPNFVDTERYTPIRDRAHLRQLFPDLRDREPVLIHVSNFRPVKRIGDVVSIFARVHREHPCRLVMIGDGPDRSPAERKVRELGLQDRVAFLGKQERFVELLAAADVFLLPSQQESFGLAALEALSCGVPVVASDVGGIPEQVEHGVRGYLTPVGDVEAMAQHVLALVRDPAHWRRFSRNARQHVLACFQLAPAIDRYESIYRRLAAQASPR